A region from the Brassica napus cultivar Da-Ae chromosome C8, Da-Ae, whole genome shotgun sequence genome encodes:
- the LOC106369872 gene encoding uncharacterized protein LOC106369872 has translation MYSNDPLENTFTAPERNIFSTDDRADEYARLVDASKETMHVDKEEDVEFELKVDRCLSNSVDPHHLASDSWGSEKVPKVELKQLPTGLKYAFLYDNSYSVVVNANLTSGELTLLLNKLCKYRKAIGYTLDDIPGISPDLCMRRIHLEDESKSSIEHQRKTESKSERGGEERDNKAFGCRNYLSNFRQQLGQSGFFQIPIHPDDQEKITFTCPYGTFACRRMPFGLCNAPGTFQICMMSIFTYMIEDFMEVFMNDFSVYGSDFTSCLNNLCKVLARFEEKNLVLNWEKCHIMVNDGIVLGHKVSAAGIEVDRAKIKIMTSLPTPTNVKDVRSFLGHAGFYRRFIKDFSKIARPLTILMCKEVKFDFTPECFKAFERSSQL, from the exons ATGTATTCTAACGATCCATTAGAGAATACTTTCACGGCTCCTGAAAGAAACATTTTCAGTACTGATGACCGAGCCGATGAGTACGCTAGACTAGTGGATGCCAGTAAGGAAACCATGCATGTTGACAAGGAAGAAGATGTTGAATTTGAACTAAAAGTAGATCGATGCCTATCAAACAGTGTCGATCCACACCATCTTGCATCGGACAGCTGGGGTTCGGAAAAAGTACCGAAAGTTGAACTAAAACAACTTCCAACTGGACTCAAATACGCCTTCCTCTATGATAACTCATACTCTGTCGTAGTCAACGCTAACTTAACTAGCGGAGAATTAACTTTATTGCTAAATAAGTTGTGCAAGTATCGCAAAGCTATTGGGTATACTCTCGATGACATTCCAGGAATCTCACCCGATTTATGTATGCGTAGGATACACCTGGAAGACGAGTCAAAGTCATCTATTGAGCATCAAAGGAAGACAGAATCCAAATCTGAAAGAGGTGGTGAAGAAAGAGATAATAAAGCTTTTGGATGCAGGAATTATCTATCCAATTTCAGACAGCAACTGGGTCAGTCCG GATTTTTCCAGATTCCTATCCATCCGGACGACCAAGAAAAGATCACATTCACTTGTCCATATGGTACTTTCGCATGCCGCAGGATGCCCTTTGGGCTTTGTAATGCTCCTGGTACCTTCCAGATATGTATGATGTCTATCTTCACATATATGATCGAGGATTTCATGGAAGTCTTTATGAATGATTTCTCGGTGTATGGATCCGATTTTACATCATGCCTTAACAACTTGTGCAAAGTATTAGCAAGATTTGAGGAGAAGAATCTTGTCCTGAATTGGGAGAAATGCCACATTATGGTCAATGATGGAATTGTACTAGGGCACAAAGTTTCAGCAGCCGGTATAGAAGTAGATCGagcaaaaatcaaaataatgacCAGTCTACCGACACCCACCAACGTGAAAGACGTGCGGAGTTTTCTTGGGCACGCTGGTTTCTACAGAAGATTCATAAAAGACTTTAGCAAAATAGCTAGACCTCTAACAATCCTCATGTGCAAAGAAGTAAAATTCGACTTCACCCCTGAATGTTTCAAAGCTTTTGAGAGATCAAGTCAGCTTTAG